Proteins from one Thaumasiovibrio subtropicus genomic window:
- a CDS encoding VOC family protein, protein MLLNHVSVGVTDLQRAVAFYDAVFAALNVQRSHLIEGVAAAYGSEFEFWLNAVSDKPQMTAVGSHFAFNASSQQTVTAFYHTAIARGARCNGKPGIRAEYGEHYFAAYVIDPDGNRLEAVCLVAE, encoded by the coding sequence ATGTTACTGAATCATGTGTCCGTTGGCGTGACTGATTTGCAACGCGCTGTGGCGTTTTATGACGCCGTTTTTGCTGCGCTCAATGTGCAACGATCGCACTTAATTGAGGGTGTTGCTGCTGCATATGGGAGTGAGTTTGAGTTTTGGCTCAATGCGGTAAGCGACAAACCTCAGATGACGGCGGTAGGCAGCCATTTTGCTTTTAATGCCAGTAGCCAACAGACAGTGACCGCGTTTTACCACACGGCCATTGCACGCGGCGCGAGGTGTAATGGGAAGCCAGGTATTCGCGCTGAATACGGTGAACACTATTTTGCTGCCTATGTGATTGATCCTGATGGCAATCGCTTAGAAGCGGTATGTTTGGTCGCGGAGTAA